A region of Plectropomus leopardus isolate mb chromosome 16, YSFRI_Pleo_2.0, whole genome shotgun sequence DNA encodes the following proteins:
- the esr1 gene encoding estrogen receptor, with amino-acid sequence MCERQSPVQSRQPCGPVLRPRISSAFSELETLSPQRPSPPPRAPFSDMYPEESRGSGGAVTVDFLEGTYDYAAPTPAPTPLYGHSTTGYYSAPLDAHGPPSDGSLQSLGSEPTSPLVFVPSSPRLSPFMQPPNHHYLETTSTPIYRSSVPSSQQSVSREDQCGTSDESYSVGELGAGAGGFEMARETRFCAVCSDYASGYHYGVWSCEGCKAFFKRSIQGHNDYMCPATNQCTIDRNRRKSCQACRLRKCYEVGMMKGGVRKDRGRVLRRDKRRTGTSDRDKASKDLEHRTAPPQDGRKRSSSSACGGGKSSLTGMPPDQVLLLLQGAEPPILCSRQKMSRPYSEVTMMTLLTSMADKELVHMIAWAKKLPGFLQLGLHDQVQLLESSWLEVLMIGLIWRSIHCPGKLIFAQDLILDRSEGDCVEGMTEIFDMLLATASRFRLLKLKPEEFVCLKAIILLNSGAFSFCTGTMEPLHDTAAVQNMLDTITDALIHHISQSGCSAQQQSRRQAQLLLLLSHIRHMSNKGMEHLYSMKCKNKVPLYDLLLEMLDAHRIHRPDRTGQAWSQADGECPSTNNSGSSGGSSAGSSSGLRVSHDSSSRAPTVLQYGGSRSDCTHIL; translated from the exons ATGTGTGAGAG GCAGAGCCCGGTGCAGAGCAGGCAGCCGTGTGGACCAGTACTCAGACCCAGGATCAGCTCAGCCTTCTCAGAGCTGGAGACCCTCTCCCCACAACGTCCCTCGCCTCCACCGCGTGCCCCCTTCAGTGACATGTACCCCGAAGAGAGCCGGGGGTCTGGAGGGGCAGTCACAGTGGACTTCCTGGAAGGGACATACGACTATGCCGCCCCCACCCCTGCCCCGACTCCTCTTTACGGCCACTCCACTACTGGCTACTACTCTGCTCCTCTGGACGCCCATGGACCACCCTCAGATGGCAGCCTTCAGTCCCTCGGCAGTGAACCTACCAGTCCTCTTGTGTTTGTGCCCTCCAGCCCCCGTCTCAGCCCCTTCATGCAGCCACCCAACCACCACTATTTGGAAACCACCTCAACACCCATCTACAG GTCCAGTGTCCCCTCCAGCCAGCAGTCAGTTTCCAGAGAGGACCAGTGCGGCACCAGTGACGAGTCATACAGTGTGGGGGAGCTGGGGGCTGGAGCCGGGGGGTTTGAGATGGCCAGAGAGACGCGTTTCTGTGCTGTATGCAGTGACTATGCCTCTGGATACCACTATGGGGTGTGGTCCTGTGAGGGCTGCAAGGCCTTCTTTAAGAGGAGCATTCAGG GTCACAATGACTATATGTGCCCGGCTACCAATCAGTGTACTATTGACAGGAATCGGAGGAAGAGCTGCCAGGCTTGCCGTCTCAGGAAGTGTTATGAAGTGGGCATGATGAAAGGCG GTGTGCGCAAGGACCGGGGGCGTGTTTTGCGACGTGACAAACGACGGACTGGCACCAGTGACAGAGACAAGGCCTCTAAGGATCTGGAGCACAGGACAGCGCCCCCTCAGGATGGGAGGAAACGCAGTAGCAGCAGCGCTTGTGGTGGAGGAAAATCATCGCTGACAGGCATGCCTCCTGATCAG gtgctcctcctgctccaggGTGCTGAGCCCCCAATACTGTGCTCCCGTCAGAAGATGAGCCGACCCTACAGTGAAGTCACCATGATGACCCTGCTCACCAGCATGGCTGATAAGGAACTGGTCCACATGATCGCCTGGGCCAAAAAGCTTCCAG GTTTCCTGCAGCTGGGCCTCCATGACCAGGTTCAGCTGCTGGAGAGCTCCTGGCTGGAGGTGCTGATGATCGGGCTCATCTGGAGGTCCATCCACTGCCCAGGCAAACTCATCTTTGCACAGGACCTCATACTGGACAG GAGCGAAGGAGACTGTGTTGAAGGCATGACTGAGATCTTCGACATGCTGCTGGCCACTGCCTCCCGCTTTCGCTTGCTCAAACTCAAACCCGAGGAGTTTGTCTGCCTTAAAGCTATCATCTTGCTCAACTCTG GTGCGTTCTCTTTCTGCACCGGCACCATGGAGCCGCTCCACGACACTGCGGCAGTGCAGAACATGTTGGACACCATCACAGACGCTCTCATACATCACATCAGCCAATCGGGGTGCTCGGCTCAGCAGCAGTCGAGACGGCAGGcccagctgctcctcctgctctcccACATCAGGCACATGAG CAACAAAGGTATGGAGCATCTCTACAGCATGAAGTGCAAGAACAAAGTGCCGCTGTACGACCTGCTACTGGAGATGCTGGACGCTCACCGTATCCACCGCCCTGACAGAACGGGTCAGGCCTGGTCCCAGGCTGACGGAGAGTGTCCGTCCACCAACAATAGTGGCAGCAGCGGCGGCTCCTCAGCTGGTTCCAGTTCAGGACTCCGAGTCAGTCACGACAGCTCGAGCAGAGCGCCCACAGTCCTGCAGTACGGGGGGTCCCGCTCTGACTGCACCCACATCCTATGA